TGGTCTGGTACTGCTGCTCGCCGCCGTAGGTGCCGTACTCGGCGCCCGCGTAGCTCGCCGCGTCCCACTCGCCGTAGGACTGCTGCTGCGGGATCGCGGCGACGGCCTCCTCCTCCGGAGGAGGCATGGCACCCGCGGCGAACGCGTCGAACTGCCCGGTGTCCGCGGTCTCGTCGGTCTGGTCGGCGGTCTCGGCCTCGGCCTGGGCGCGCAGACGGCGGGCCCTGCGGCCCTCGCCCGCGACGGCCTGGGCCGGGATCAGCTCCTCCTCGGGGAGGTCGTCGTCGACGTCGCGGCGGCGGCCCGGGAGGGCGAGCACGACCAGGACGAGGGCGAGCGCGCCCTGTGCCCACAGCCAGGCGGTGTGCCCGATCGGGTCGTCGTAGGTGACGTCCAACGTGCCGCCCGAGGACGGGAGTTCGAAGCCCTGGGCCCAGCCGTCGACCGTGGTGCGGGTGAGCGGCTTGCCGTCCAGGGTGGCCGTCCAGCCCGCGGCGGCGGAGTCGGCGAGGCGCAGAATGCGGCCGGTGGCGCCGGACGCGATCTTGGTGTGGATGTCGACGGGTCCGGCGGCGACGGGCTTCGGGGTGGCGGTACCGGCGACGATCGCCGCGCGGGAGACCTCCTCGTCCACCCGCCACAGGGCGCTGCCGTCGGCCTGGCTGAGCCTGCTGAGGCCGGGCGTGGCGTCCAGGACGCGGCTCACCTCGCGGGGCGCGCCCTTGTGGACGAGGACGTAGCGCACGGCGAAGCCGCCGAGCTCGTCGGCCTGGTCGGCGCCGGAGCCGGCGACGAGGTTGGCGACGACCTTGTCGAGCTTGGTGTTCTCGCCGTCCGCCGCGGCGAACTCACCGTCTCCCATGCGGGCGCCGGAACCGCGCACCAGCATGTAGCCGACGTGCGCGGCGGAGTCGCTGTCCAGGACGAGGGTGCGGGCCTGGTCCTGGGTGCCGCTCTCCTCGGCGACGAACGCGGGCACCTGGGTCGGGTCGCGGCGCTCCAGGGGGCCGTCGGCGCCCCGGAGCATCCAGCCGGCGGCGACGAGCAGCGGGCCCGCGGCCGAGGCGAAGGCGATCAGCACGGCCACCGGCTGGCGCCAGCCGAAGCTCTGCTCGGCGACACGCGCGCGTGCCCCGTCGGCGCCGAGCGCGGCGGCGGCGAGGAGGGCGAGGCCGTAGACGAGGGTCGCGGGGCCCGCCCAGGTGGAGCTGTTGGACAGGATGGCGAAGACGAGGCCCACCAGGGCGACGCCCCAGGCCGTCCAGATGCCGAACTGCCGCTCGCTGCGCAGCAGGGCGGCGAGCGCGGCCAGGACGATGCCGATGAGCATCAGGCCGCTGACCGTGCCGGGGCCGCCGGGGCTGGCGCCGAGCAGGTCGAGGGGGGACGCGGACCCGGAGCCGTACTCCAGGCCTGCCTGCTGGAAGAAGCCGAACGGGAGCAGGGTCAGCGACCAGGGCGCCAGGATCAGCAGCGGGGTGCCGTACTGGGCCAGGAAGCGCGGGCCGTAGCCGACGAGGTCGCCGCGGCGCACGGCCAGCAGCGCGACGCCCAGGAGCAGCGTGATGGGCCAGATGATCGGCGTGAAGGCCGTGGTGATCGTCAGGAGCAGGGCGTACGCCCAGGTGGCGCGCCAGCTGCCGCGGGCCCCGGAGGCGTGCGTGAGGCCGCTGGCCGCGATGCCCGCGCGGGCCATCAGCGGGAGCAGCACGGCCAGTACGGCGGTGCCGATGTGGCCGCCCGCGAGGGCGCCGGTGGCGGCGGGCAGGAAGGCGTAGACGACGGCCGCCCACGCGCGCAGGAGGCGCGATTCGACGAGCGGGCGGGACGCGAAGTAGGCGGTGAACCCGGCCAGCGGGACCGAGGCGACCAGGAGGACCGTGACCGCGAGGCCGGTCGAGCCGAAGAGCAGCGAGGAGAGCATCGCGACGAGCGCGAGGTACGGCGGCGCGGACGGGGTGCCGCCGACGCCCACCGGGTGCCAGGAGTCCAGGAAGCGGGACCACAGCTCGCTGGAGTCGCCCGGGGCGGGCAGCAGCGCGCCGCCCGTGAGCGCGCCGCTGGCGAGCAGGCCGCGGCAGGCGACCAGGGAGACGAGCAGCAGCACCAGGAACAGCACCGGGCCCGGCTTGCGGGCGATGCGCTTCACGCGCGCGAACTGCTCGATCTCCAGGAAGTCCGCGTCGTCGCCGCCGGGTCCGGACTCGACGGCGCCGCCGTGCCGGCCGGCTCCGGAGGTGATCTCGGGGTCGGAGGTGTCGACGAAGCTTCCGGCGACCTGTTCGAAGGTGGCCCGCACGGTCGCGCCCGGCGGCGGGAACAGGGGCCGCAGTTCGGCCTTGTCGATCTGGGCGCCCGCGCGCCTGCGCCTGCCGGCGAGGATCCGCTCGGGGCGCAGCAACGTCCCCAGGAGGCCGCGGATCTCGTCGAGGGCCTGTCCGGGGACCTTGCCTACGAGGTTGGCGACGGTCCGCAACAGCGTGCCGACGACGACCCTGAAGAGGACCCAGGGCAGCACGGCCGTACGGCTGTTGACGAGCAGGGTGTAGACCGCGCCGGCCTTGTCGACCTTGTGCGGGGAGGCGACGGTGCGGCCCGCGCAGTCGACGGCACGGCGCTCGCGGGAGGCCGCCTCGGCGTGCCGGACGACCGCCTCGGGGGCGACCAGGACGCGGTGGCCGGCGGCGGTGGCGCGCCAGCACAGGTCGACGTCGTCCCGCATCAGGGGCAACCGGCGGTCGAAGCCGCCGAGTTCGTCGAAGACGTCGCGCCGGACGAGCATGCCGGCGGTGGACACGGACAGCACGGGCCGTACGTGGTCGTGCTGGCCCTGGTCCTGCTCGCGGCGGTCCAGGCCGGTCCAGCGGCGCCCGGAGTGGGCGATGGTGACGCCGACCTCCAGGAGCTGCCGCCGGTCGTACCAGCCGCGCAGCTTGGGGCCCACGACGGCCACGTCGTCGCGGCCCAGCTCGTACTCCTGGTCCACCACCCGCAGCAGTTGCGCCAGGGCGTCCGGCTCCGGGGCGGAGTCGTCGTGCAGCAGCCACAGCCACTGGACGGGCTCGCCGTACGGGAGGTCGGGCAGGTCG
The nucleotide sequence above comes from Streptomyces sp. N50. Encoded proteins:
- a CDS encoding glycosyltransferase, with protein sequence MSVHSHTAGQHDAATPEFPRHVVTAVLVSHDGARWLPDALAGLLGQERPVQSVMAADTGSADESAQLVTDALGADRVLHLARRTGFGQAVEEANRTSPLLTPDELPYLKRPSGWDPVTRTWRDDAYDLPDLPYGEPVQWLWLLHDDSAPEPDALAQLLRVVDQEYELGRDDVAVVGPKLRGWYDRRQLLEVGVTIAHSGRRWTGLDRREQDQGQHDHVRPVLSVSTAGMLVRRDVFDELGGFDRRLPLMRDDVDLCWRATAAGHRVLVAPEAVVRHAEAASRERRAVDCAGRTVASPHKVDKAGAVYTLLVNSRTAVLPWVLFRVVVGTLLRTVANLVGKVPGQALDEIRGLLGTLLRPERILAGRRRRAGAQIDKAELRPLFPPPGATVRATFEQVAGSFVDTSDPEITSGAGRHGGAVESGPGGDDADFLEIEQFARVKRIARKPGPVLFLVLLLVSLVACRGLLASGALTGGALLPAPGDSSELWSRFLDSWHPVGVGGTPSAPPYLALVAMLSSLLFGSTGLAVTVLLVASVPLAGFTAYFASRPLVESRLLRAWAAVVYAFLPAATGALAGGHIGTAVLAVLLPLMARAGIAASGLTHASGARGSWRATWAYALLLTITTAFTPIIWPITLLLGVALLAVRRGDLVGYGPRFLAQYGTPLLILAPWSLTLLPFGFFQQAGLEYGSGSASPLDLLGASPGGPGTVSGLMLIGIVLAALAALLRSERQFGIWTAWGVALVGLVFAILSNSSTWAGPATLVYGLALLAAAALGADGARARVAEQSFGWRQPVAVLIAFASAAGPLLVAAGWMLRGADGPLERRDPTQVPAFVAEESGTQDQARTLVLDSDSAAHVGYMLVRGSGARMGDGEFAAADGENTKLDKVVANLVAGSGADQADELGGFAVRYVLVHKGAPREVSRVLDATPGLSRLSQADGSALWRVDEEVSRAAIVAGTATPKPVAAGPVDIHTKIASGATGRILRLADSAAAGWTATLDGKPLTRTTVDGWAQGFELPSSGGTLDVTYDDPIGHTAWLWAQGALALVLVVLALPGRRRDVDDDLPEEELIPAQAVAGEGRRARRLRAQAEAETADQTDETADTGQFDAFAAGAMPPPEEEAVAAIPQQQSYGEWDAASYAGAEYGTYGGEQQYQTNEQYPAGTYEQPYQADPYQGGQYDPYAYGGQPQAPAYDPTYDQGYDQNQNQGYDPNYDPAYDPNYDPAQQRQPHGDERPDGSQQ